The proteins below come from a single Pieris brassicae chromosome 1, ilPieBrab1.1, whole genome shotgun sequence genomic window:
- the LOC123720441 gene encoding lipase 1-like, with product MVIFLLLSMDITCSLIKINLDDETRNPKSDIYLDSIQLIERYHYPVESHVVLTEDGYLLNTIRIPRNGPPVLLVHGIGDSSDSWLVLGPTRSLSFMLADAGFDVWIYNARGNRYSKKHVNAVPPEEFWDFSFEEMGTLDMPATIDYILERTNMKTLTYIGYSQGTTAFFIMCSTKPEYNDKINHAILLAPVAWLTHTKYPFIAFFKQILSDLMQFSKKRHIYEVFPFNKRLNFYHAKVCNTTASYSLLCHIELYLNFGVRNLLDLSPERLPIITSHIPAGVSVKTLFHFLQLYGSKRFQRFDYGMNKNRQIYSSLIPPEYNVSSITVPSSIFVSEIDWFSDEKDTNLLKNKLKYIKRFNVINKSNQFTHLEFVYGTRVKELINNPVINILKELKVLDTIDIR from the coding sequence ATGGTGATATTTTTGCTGCTATCAATGGATATTACCTGTtctctaataaaaattaatttggaCGACGAGACACGCAATCCAAAGTCGGACATTTATCTTGATTCCATACAATTAATTGAGAGATATCATTATCCAGTTGAGAGTCACGTCGTATTGACGGAAGATGGTTATCTCCTAAATACCATTCGAATACCGCGAAACGGACCCCCGGTTTTATTGGTTCATGGTATTGGTGATAGTTCAGATTCCTGGTTGGTGCTGGGACCAACCAGATCTTTGTCTTTTATGCTAGCGGATGCGGGATTTGATGTCTGGATTTACAATGCAAGAGGAAATAGATATTCCAAGAAGCACGTTAACGCAGTACCGCCTGAGGAGTTTTGGGACTTCAGTTTTGAAGAAATGGGCACTCTCGACATGCCAGCTACTATAGATTATATTCTGGAAAGAACTAATATGAAGACATTGACTTACATTGGTTATTCACAAGGTACAACAGCTTTTTTCATAATGTGTAGCACAAAACCAGAATATAATGACAAAATTAATCATGCTATTCTACTTGCCCCTGTTGCTTGGTTGACGCATACGAAGTATCCATTTAtagcattttttaaacaaattttgagTGACCTTATGCAGTTCTCTAAAAAAAGGCACATCTACGAAGTGTTTccatttaataaaagattgAATTTTTATCACGCTAAGGTGTGCAACACTACGGCGTCCTATAGTTTATTATGTCACATcgaattatatttgaattttggcGTGAGgaatttattagatttatcaCCCGAACGATTACCTATCATTACTAGTCACATACCAGCTGGAGTTTCTGTTAAAACTTTGTTTCATTTCCTTCAACTTTATGGCAGCAAAAGATTTCAAAGATTCGATTAtggtatgaataaaaatagacaaatttATTCATCTTTGATCCCACCAGAATATAATGTTTCGTCCATTACAGTTCCTAGCTCAATATTTGTTAGTGAAATAGACTGGTTTAGTGATGAAAAAGATACGAAtttactgaaaaataaattgaaatatatcaaAAGATTTAACGTTATAAATAAGAGTAACCAATTTACACACCTGGAATTCGTATACGGTACGAGGgttaaagaattaattaataacccAGTGATCAACATATTAAAAGAACTAAAAGTTTTGGACACTATTGATATTAGGTAA
- the LOC123709255 gene encoding molybdenum cofactor sulfurase isoform X2, whose product MISLSKVLNYDQMVDISKEFSRLRERCYLENAGAALYPASLLQKINEDFTNNVYMNPHSDKYTKDCIEQIRCLILKHFNTDPSNYSVIFTSGTTQSLKLVIESFQFSSEEVELNQGSFVYLRDNHTSVIGLREIAKEKNVNVIHISQEEFLKSIKNSVTSLNASSDRKGNSLLVYPAQNNFNGYKYPLDCIDKIKNGCLNSYLKKQLCGTSCNWYILIDAASYVSTNKLDLSKTQPDFVCLSFYKIFGYPTGLGALIVKNKSIPVLNGKKYFGGGTVDIVLSSEDFHIKRETICERYEDGTVSFLSILALKHCFDTLYSLIPKIVNNDVMETISHHTFYLAQDFYNQLKILTHENGNKAGHLYMDSDFTDISKQGSIVTFNLKRKNGLFVGYAEE is encoded by the exons ATGATTTCGCTCAGCAAAGTCTTGAATTATGACCAAATGGTAGATATTTCCAAAGAATTTAGCAGATTAagag AAAGGTGCTATTTAGAAAATGCTGGGGCTGCATTATACCCAGCTTCACTTCTTCAGAAAATTAATGAAGATTTTAccaataatgtttatatgaaTCCACATTCTGATAAATATACCAAAGACTGTATTGAACAAATAAGGTGTTTAATACTAAAACACTTTAATACTGATCCATCAAATTATAGTGTGATATTTACATCTGGTACAACACAGTCACTTAAACTAGTTATAGAGTCATTTCAATTCTCAAGTGAGGAAGTCGAATTGAATCAAGGTTCCTTTGTGTACTTAAGAGATAACCATACCTCTGTTATTGGTTTAAGAGAAATagctaaagaaaaaaatgttaatgttataCACATTTCTCAAGAggagtttttaaaatctattaagAATTCTGTAACATCTTTGAATGCGTCAAGTGACAGAAAAGGCAATTCACTTCTTGTATATCCagctcaaaataattttaatggttaCAAATATCCCTTAGATTgcatagataaaattaaaaatggatgTCTTAATAGttatctaaaaaaacaattatgtgGAACAAGCTGCAACTGGTATATTCTAATTGATGCAGCTTCATATGTCTCTACCAATAAACTAGATCTATCAAAGACACAACCTGATTTTGTATGTCTATCATTCTATAAGATTTTTGGATATCCAACTGGACTAGGAGCccttatagttaaaaataaaagtataccTGTTTTAAATGGGAAGAAATACTTTGGTGGTGGTACAGTGGACATTGTTTTAAGTAGTGAAGACTTCCACATAAAGAGAGAAACAATATGTGAAAG GTATGAAGATGGAACAGTTTCTTTCTTATCTATTCTTGCTTTAAAGCACTGCTTTGACACATTATATTCCTTAATaccaaaaattgtaaataacgaTGTTATGGAGACTATTTCCCatcacacattttatttagctCAAGACTTCTATAATCAACTGAAGATATTAACACATGAAAATGGAAATAAAGCTGGACATTTGTATATGGATTCAGATTTTACAGATATTTCTAAGCAAGGATCCATTGTTACATTCAATTTAAAGAGAAAGAATGGATTATTTGTTGGATATGCTGag GAGTAG
- the LOC123709255 gene encoding molybdenum cofactor sulfurase isoform X1: protein MISLSKVLNYDQMVDISKEFSRLRERCYLENAGAALYPASLLQKINEDFTNNVYMNPHSDKYTKDCIEQIRCLILKHFNTDPSNYSVIFTSGTTQSLKLVIESFQFSSEEVELNQGSFVYLRDNHTSVIGLREIAKEKNVNVIHISQEEFLKSIKNSVTSLNASSDRKGNSLLVYPAQNNFNGYKYPLDCIDKIKNGCLNSYLKKQLCGTSCNWYILIDAASYVSTNKLDLSKTQPDFVCLSFYKIFGYPTGLGALIVKNKSIPVLNGKKYFGGGTVDIVLSSEDFHIKRETICERYEDGTVSFLSILALKHCFDTLYSLIPKIVNNDVMETISHHTFYLAQDFYNQLKILTHENGNKAGHLYMDSDFTDISKQGSIVTFNLKRKNGLFVGYAEFQHMADLFNISVRTGCFCNSGTCQRHLNVSNKSMKAMYNAGHKCGDDIDLLKGKPTGAIRVSFGYYNTFRDVDKLINMICKCFVKIQIEKPIRTLNIYKSSQTPIIEKQLENICKLNEECYSITYTGVADITLMEIAIFPIKSCGAFKINRHWKIGPKGFQFDREWMVVKDNGVCLTQKQCPQMCTVCPEINLERQSMMLHCQGMPSISIPLEQISTNEYKESSLCHSKVCTDIIKGTDCGDAVADWISNALGIAFLRLIRQSSNDTRSQKKKNDGSNKLLSLSNQAQFLLVNKATVKWLRNKIDDPLFTDDIDSLTDRFRGNLIIDMAQELAEKEWQKVIIGDHLFNIDGQCPRCQMVCIDQKTGQKTVEPLRTISEQFAGKLRFGIYLSYAGTVNGSKSSILKRYAQVVPIYNDVSNNTSR, encoded by the exons ATGATTTCGCTCAGCAAAGTCTTGAATTATGACCAAATGGTAGATATTTCCAAAGAATTTAGCAGATTAagag AAAGGTGCTATTTAGAAAATGCTGGGGCTGCATTATACCCAGCTTCACTTCTTCAGAAAATTAATGAAGATTTTAccaataatgtttatatgaaTCCACATTCTGATAAATATACCAAAGACTGTATTGAACAAATAAGGTGTTTAATACTAAAACACTTTAATACTGATCCATCAAATTATAGTGTGATATTTACATCTGGTACAACACAGTCACTTAAACTAGTTATAGAGTCATTTCAATTCTCAAGTGAGGAAGTCGAATTGAATCAAGGTTCCTTTGTGTACTTAAGAGATAACCATACCTCTGTTATTGGTTTAAGAGAAATagctaaagaaaaaaatgttaatgttataCACATTTCTCAAGAggagtttttaaaatctattaagAATTCTGTAACATCTTTGAATGCGTCAAGTGACAGAAAAGGCAATTCACTTCTTGTATATCCagctcaaaataattttaatggttaCAAATATCCCTTAGATTgcatagataaaattaaaaatggatgTCTTAATAGttatctaaaaaaacaattatgtgGAACAAGCTGCAACTGGTATATTCTAATTGATGCAGCTTCATATGTCTCTACCAATAAACTAGATCTATCAAAGACACAACCTGATTTTGTATGTCTATCATTCTATAAGATTTTTGGATATCCAACTGGACTAGGAGCccttatagttaaaaataaaagtataccTGTTTTAAATGGGAAGAAATACTTTGGTGGTGGTACAGTGGACATTGTTTTAAGTAGTGAAGACTTCCACATAAAGAGAGAAACAATATGTGAAAG GTATGAAGATGGAACAGTTTCTTTCTTATCTATTCTTGCTTTAAAGCACTGCTTTGACACATTATATTCCTTAATaccaaaaattgtaaataacgaTGTTATGGAGACTATTTCCCatcacacattttatttagctCAAGACTTCTATAATCAACTGAAGATATTAACACATGAAAATGGAAATAAAGCTGGACATTTGTATATGGATTCAGATTTTACAGATATTTCTAAGCAAGGATCCATTGTTACATTCAATTTAAAGAGAAAGAATGGATTATTTGTTGGATATGCTGag TTTCAGCACATGGCCGATTTATTTAACATCAGTGTGAGAACAGGATGCTTTTGCAATTCTGGCACTTGTCAAAGGCATTTAAATGTCAGTAATAAAAGTATGAAGGCTATGTATAATGCTGGACATAAATGTGGAGATGATATTGATTTACTTAAAGGAAAACCTACTGGAGCTATAAGAGTCTCATTTGGATATTATAACACATTTCGAGATGTTGATAAATTGATTAATATGATATGTAAATGCTTTGTTAAGATTCAAATTGAAAAGCCTATAAGAACTTTGAATATCTATAAAAGCAGTCAAACACCGATAATAGAAAAGCAgcttgaaaatatttgtaaattaaatgaagaatGTTATTCCATAACTTATACAGGAGTAGCAGATATTACTTTAATGGAAATTGCTATATTTCCAATAAAATCTTGTGgtgcatttaaaattaatagacaCTGGAAAATCGGACCTAAGGGATTTCAATTTGATAGAGAATGGATGGTTGTTAAGGATAATGGTGTTTGCCTAACACAGAAACAATGCCCACAAATGTGTACAGTTTGCCCTGAAATCAACTTGGAAAGGCAATCTATGATGTTACATTGTCAAG GAATGCCTTCAATATCAATACCATTAGAGCAAATCTCAACAAATGAGTACAAAGAATCATCACTTTGTCATAGTAAAGTATGCACTGATATTATAAAGGGGACTGATTGCGGCGACGCTGTAGCTGATTGGATTTCAAATGCTCTAGGAATAGCATTTCTGAGATTAATAAGACAGTCGAGTAACGACACTCGATCACAAAAGAAAAAGAATGATGGGAGTAATAAACTATTATCATTGAGTAACCAAGCCCAATTTCTACTCGTAAATAAAGCTACAGTAAAATGGTtgagaaataaaatagatgATCCCTTGTTCACGGACGACATAGATTCTTTAACTGATCGCTTCAGAGGTAACTTGATAATAGATATGGCACAAGAGCTAGCAGAAAAGGAGTggcaaaaagttattataGGAGATCACTTATTTAAC ATTGATGGCCAGTGTCCACGCTGCCAGATGGTTTGCATTGATCAAAAAACAGGACAGAAGACAGTTGAGCCCCTGAGAACAATATCTGAACAATTTGCTGGAAAACTTCGCTTCGGAATTTATTTGAGCTACGCTGGCACAGTTAACGGTTCAAAATCTTCGATTTTGAAACGATACGCACAAGTAGTGCCAATATACAATGATGTTAGTAATAATACTAGTAGGTAG
- the LOC123714145 gene encoding ras-related protein Rab-27A codes for MDYDYLIKLLCVGDSGVGKTSFLYKYTDGVFHTQFISTVGIDFREKTVIYQQNGRQHRIHLQLWDTAGQERFRSLTTAFYRDAMGFLLLFDLTNEASFLEVRNWIEQLKTHSLSDDPDIVLCGHKCDLQEKRLVNPNRAREFAKNYNLPYLETSAKTGQNIDRAIEILLDKVMFRMETSVEYAMLCATGRRRQSLQKLQAKQDRKFCSC; via the exons ATGGACTACGACtaccttataaaattattatgtgttGGTGATTCAGGAGTAGGTAAAACGAgctttctttataaatacacTGACGGTGTTTTTCACACTCAATTTATATCCACAGTGGGAATAGATTTCAGGGAAAAGACTGTG ATTTATCAACAGAATGGAAGACAGCATCGTATACATCTTCAACTTTGGGATACAGCTGGACAGGaaag GTTCCGTAGTTTGACAACAGCATTTTATCGTGATGCTATGGGATTTCTTTTGTTGTTTGATTTGACTAATGAGGCATCATTTCTTGAAGTGAGAAACTGGATTGAGCAATTAAAG ACACACAGCCTTAGTGATGACCCAGATATAGTACTGTGTGGGCATAAATGTGATCTTCAAGAAAAGCGATTAGTCAACCCAAATCGAGCAAGAGAATTTGCTAAAAACTACAATCTTCCATATTTGGAGACAAGTGCCAAAACTGGACAGAATATTGATAGAGCCATTGAGATTCTACTTGATAAAGTCATGTTCAG AATGGAGACTTCAGTTGAGTATGCAATGCTGTGTGCGACTGGACGCCGTCGTCAATCCCTGCAAAAGCTCCAAGCTAAACAGGACCGAAAGTTTTGTTCTTGTTAA